The following are encoded together in the Lagopus muta isolate bLagMut1 chromosome Z, bLagMut1 primary, whole genome shotgun sequence genome:
- the CDKN2B gene encoding cyclin-dependent kinase 4 inhibitor B: MAQRAARTAADELANAAARGDLQRVRELLDGEADPNAVNSFGRTPIQVMMLGSPRVAELLLQRGADPNRPDPRTGCRPAHDAARAGFLDTLAVLHRAGARLDLPDGRGRLPLDVAAGGPHGPVACYLRRPPALPRAPLP; the protein is encoded by the exons ATGGCGCAGAGAGCGGCCCGCACGGCTGCGGATGAGCTAGCCAACGCCGCCGCCCGCGGTGATCTGCAACGGGTGAGGGAGCTGCTAGACGGCGAGGCCGACCCCAATGCTGTCAACTCCTTCGGCCGGACCCCCATCCAG GTGATGATGCTGGGCAGCCCGCGGGTGgccgagctgctgctgcagcgcGGCGCCGACCCCAACCGGCCCGACCCGCGCACCGGCTGCCGCCCCGCACACGACGCGGCCCGCGCCGGCTTCCTGGACACGCTGGCGGTTCTGCACCGCGCCGGGGCGCGCCTCGATCTGCCCGACGGCCGCGGCCGCCTCCCCCTCGACGTGGCGGCCGGGGGCCCGCACGGCCCGGTCGCCTGCTACCTGCGGCGGCCGCCGGCGCTGCCGCGAGCCCCCCTCCCCTGA